The following proteins come from a genomic window of Vidua chalybeata isolate OUT-0048 chromosome 2, bVidCha1 merged haplotype, whole genome shotgun sequence:
- the CHAMP1 gene encoding chromosome alignment-maintaining phosphoprotein 1, giving the protein MDMLQILRKTTERLECDYCSFRGTDYENIQIHMGTVHPEYCDEMDAAGLGKLIFYQKSAKLFHCHKCFFTSKMYCNVYYHIKAQHAAPEKWNEEQKEQQVEGDSDSSKKSVTLEPQKPTLSPESRKPALSPDLPKSEPVVSPKLQKSSVSPEPQKSVQVTSPEPEKSVQTVSPDPEKSAQATSPDPEKLASSMSPDPQMPPPAVSPDPQKPSPVMSPDPQKPSPAVSPDPQKPAPAVSPEPRRHSPATSPEPRRHSPAISPEPRRHSPAVSPEPRRYSPAVSPEPKKPPPAVSPEPRRYAPAGSPEPRRHPSQMRRPASASSPESRRPASAVSPESWRPGPTVSPEPWRSSPHEVQKSSTVSPWASKPAMSVSVESRRSAPESRRPGSVVLPEPRRLVSDSCKSTSFSESQKSTLVSSEPWKPISSVYPEGWKPVLSPDTWKHSPPVSPDLRKSSHTVSSDSWKPSFFPEVRKPGVSVSPESWKLSESRKSMYFSETQKSTSAASSEIQKRSHFPEPRKRVLFPETRKSNPTASTDVQKRAVFSEPQNQMSASAISAEGQKQALCSEAQKSALVSSEVQKHALFSEAQKLTSISSEVQESTSFLESQKSTSPEVQKHGLFTESQKPTPVSPETLKQAVFTDCQKSAVSPDVQKHAVFSEMQKPAAALSSDVQRHAETTVPSEIQKNILFSEPHKPASGFFSELQTPSESGESDFLSHSLDDQKPLDDLFSQDEQSLLAKESPEHMLYSCPKKKPKKENQENSDSELNSSECGKPVVDSMEIKEQESNSDQEQYDMESSDYSKESKMDATTPTQPQCVLQFTEEKEAFISEEEIAKYMKRGKGKYYCKICCCRAMKKGAVLHHLVNKHNVQSPYKCKICGKAFLLESLLKNHVAAHGQSLLKCPRCNFESNFPRGFKKHLTHCQSRHSDDTPKKHLDSLEPLEEQI; this is encoded by the coding sequence ATGGACATGTTGCAGATACTACGTAAAACCACAGAGCGCTTGGAATGTGACTACTGCAGCTTCAGGGGAACTGATTATGAAAACATACAAATTCATATGGGCACTGTTCACCCAGAGTATTGTGATGAAATGGATGCTGCTGGTTTGGGTAAACTTATCTTTTATCAAAAAAGTGCAAAACTGTTTCACTGCCATAAATGTTTCTTTACCAGCAAGATGTATTGCAACGTATATTACCACATCAAAGCACAGCATGCAGCACCTGAGAAGTGGAACGAAGAGCAGAAAGAGCAACAGGTAGAAGGAGATTCAGATTCATCCAAGAAAAGTGTCACATTGGAGCCACAGAAACCTACCCTTTCCCCTGAGTCACGCAAACCTGCCCTTTCTCCTGACctccccaaatctgaacctgtTGTTTCCCCCAAGCTTCAGAAATCTTCTGTGTCCCCGGAGCCCCAGAAGTCTGTTCAGGTGACTTCCCCAGAGCCAGAGAAGTCAGTCCAGACTGTGTCCCCAGATCCAGAAAAGTCAGCCCAGGCCACATCTCCCGATCCAGAGAAGTTAGCCTCATCTATGTCCCCTGACCCACAGATGCCACCTCCTGCTGTGTCTCCTGACCCACAGAAGCCATCTCCTGTCATGTCTCCTGACCCACAGAAGCCatctcctgctgtgtcccccGACCCACAGAAGCCAGCCCCAGCCGTGTCGCCAGAGCCCCGTCGGCACTCCCCAGCAACGTCTCCAGAGCCCCGTCGGCATTCCCCCGCCATATCACCTGAGCCCCGGCGCCATTCTCCTGCTGTGTCTCCAGAACCCCGCAGATACTCCCCAGCTGTGTCACCAGAGCCAAAGAAACCTCCTCCAGCAGTGTCCCCTGAGCCACGGAGGTATGCCCCAGCTGGGTCTCCTGAGCCACGGAGGCATCCCTCTCAAATGCGTAGGCCCGCTTCTGCTTCTTCTCCTGAAAGCCGGAGGCCTGCTTCTGCAGTTTCACCAGAGTCATGGAGACCTGGTCCCACTGTTTCCCCTGAGCCCTGGAGGTCTTCACCTCATGAAGTGCAGAAGTCTTCCACAGTTTCTCCCTGGGCTTCAAAGCCTGCCATGTCGGTGTCCGTAGAATCCCGGAGGTCTGCCCCCGAGTCCCGAAGGCCTGGTTCGGTTGTGTTGCCAGAACCTAGGAGGCTTGTTTCTGATTCGTGTAAGTCTACGTCCTTTTCTGAATCTCAGAAGTCTACTCTTGTTTCTTCTGAGCCCTGGAAACCCATCTCATCTGTTTACCCTGAAGGCTGGAAACCTGTTCTGTCCCCTGACACATGGAAGCATTCTCCCCCTGTTTCTCCTGATCTTCGAAAGTCCAGTCACACTGTTTCCTCTGACTCTTGGAagccttctttctttcctgaggTCCGTAAGCCTGGTGTTTCAGTATCTCCTGAATCTTGGAAACTCTCTGAGTCACGGAAATCtatgtatttttctgaaactcAGAAATCCACCTCTGCTGCTTCATCTGAGATTCAGAAACGGTCTCATTTCCCTGAACCTCGGAAAAGAGTGTTGTTCCCAGAGACTCGTAAATCTAATCCTACTGCTTCTACTGATGTCCAGAAACGTGCTGTCTTTTCTGAGCCCCAGAATCAGATGTCTGCTTCTGCTATTTCTGCTGAAGGTCAAAAGCAAGCTCTGTGTTCTGAAGCCCAAAAATCCGCTCTTGTTTCTTCTGAAGTCCAGAAGCATGCCCTGTTTTCTGAAGCCCAAAAACTCACTTCCATTTCCTCTGAAGTTCAGGAGTCTACTTCCTTTCTAGAGTCACAGAAATCCACATCTCCTGAAGTTCAGAAACATGGCCTCTTTACTGAGTCCCAGAAACCTACTCCTGTTTCTCCTGAGACACTTAAGCAAGCTGTTTTCACAGACTGCCAGAAATCTGCTGTTTCCCCTGATGTTCAAAAGCATGCTGTATTTTCTGAGATGCAGaagcctgctgctgctctatCCTCTGATGTCCAGAGACATGCTGAAACTACTGTACCTTCTGAAATCCAGAAGAACATCCTGTTTTCCGAGCCTCACAAGCCTGCTTCGGGCTTTTTCTCTGAGCTCCAAACACCTAGTGAGTCGGGTGAGAGTGACTTTCTCTCACACAGTTTAGATGATCAGAAACCACTGGATGATTTATTCTCACAGGATGAACAATCACTATTAGCCAAAGAATCACCTGAACACATGTTATATTCATGCCCAAAAAAGAAGCccaagaaggaaaaccaggagaACTCAGATTCTGAACTAAATAGCAGTGAGTGTGGAAAACCAGTGGTGGACTCAATGGAGATAAAGGAACAAGAATCCAACAGTGACCAGGAGCAGTATGATATGGAGTCATCTGATTACAGCAAAGAGAGCAAAATGGATGCAACTACGCCTACGCAGCCACAGTGTGTGCTTCAGTTTACTGAAGAGAAAGAGGCTTTCATCTCTGAGGAAGAAATAGCAAAATACATGAAGCGTGGCAAGGGAAAGTATTACTGCAAAATTTGTTGCTGTCGTGCAATGAAAAAAGGTGCTGTCTTGCACCATTTAGTTAACAAGCATAATGTTCAAAGCCCatacaaatgtaaaatatgtgGCAAAGCTTTTCTCTTGGAGTCTCTTCTTAAAAATCATGTTGCTGCTCATGGTCAAAGTCTGTTGAAGTGTCCCCGTTGTAATTTTGAATCAAATTTTCCCCGAGGCTTTAAGAAACATTTAACCCATTGCCAAAGCCGTCATAGTGATGATACACCTAAAAAACACTTGGACAGCCTTGAACCACTCGAAGAacaaatttaa